In one uncultured Devosia sp. genomic region, the following are encoded:
- a CDS encoding FtsX-like permease family protein, whose translation MNNFLASVRIGLLDMRGDLRRFMLLVVCLAVGTALIAGVNSVGASISRAIETGAAELMGGDIELSRADRVATAEELEEMATFGTVTDTVDTNVRAQSDAADAFVDLAAVGDNYPLLGAVVSPQLTGDTTLATLLEVRDDIPGALVDPLLLDQLQIAVGDRFFLGGTEFEARGTLTRLPDSAVRGFRLGLTALISAEGFAGIGDRSSPLPGLGTWSRYKILLSDMDANAGRLAADDAFGNTGWTIRSARDGLGDMVRYYDLFMRFLVIVGLGSLLIGGVSVWTGMQAYIAERASVIAILRSMGAGRTRVFLHFFSQVAALAAVGVAIGLLIGGGGAFLLMPTVGRAVGIALAPAVHLQPLLVAAGAGLVTAFAFAYLPLQQAQTIRPVLLFRAKGLATPPADWRALLLSAQVLPLIAAAIAFVILAWLMTGDWQLVAAFGLASLAAAVIFQLFIRLIQLALRHMPEPRLLVLRHALRAISGSGQNAASVVVSAGMALAMLIVVLVLQANMRQEFLGASAYDAPTLVASDLFEDEIETLETMAAPGGNIARFVSTPMLRGELTEIAGTPAADVRTRGPEATFLLSGEVPLTYREELPASSRVTSGDWWPEDYSGPGLVSLHQSLRSGLGVDLGDTLTFTIFGDPVTVTVASFRDYSWQGGIDFLATFSPGVIEDYPTTLFAAVTAVPGRESDVEVQLANDLPDIRFISVGDTLKQITDALAQLSFASALVGGLAVGNGLLVLIGSLSTGRRQREADTVITKVLGGTRRVILGTAFLQYFILATLAAIPAALLGIGLGYIVSSVMLNVDFVLNGNVLAVVLLAALIITALLGAMTILRAASARPARLLRDL comes from the coding sequence ATGAATAATTTCCTGGCTTCGGTTCGTATCGGCCTCCTCGACATGCGCGGCGACCTGCGCCGCTTTATGCTGCTCGTCGTCTGCCTTGCCGTCGGCACCGCGCTGATCGCCGGTGTCAATTCGGTTGGCGCCAGCATTTCCCGTGCCATCGAAACCGGCGCCGCCGAACTGATGGGCGGCGATATCGAGCTCTCCCGCGCCGACCGCGTCGCCACCGCCGAAGAGCTTGAGGAAATGGCCACCTTCGGCACCGTCACCGACACCGTCGATACCAATGTGCGCGCCCAGTCCGATGCCGCCGACGCCTTTGTCGATCTCGCCGCCGTTGGCGACAACTATCCCCTGCTCGGCGCCGTCGTCAGCCCGCAACTGACCGGCGACACGACCCTCGCCACGCTTCTCGAAGTCCGCGACGACATCCCCGGCGCCCTCGTCGATCCGCTGCTGCTCGACCAGCTCCAGATCGCGGTCGGCGACCGCTTCTTCCTTGGCGGCACCGAATTCGAGGCCCGCGGCACGCTGACTCGCCTGCCCGATAGCGCCGTACGCGGCTTCCGCCTCGGCCTCACCGCGCTGATTTCCGCCGAAGGCTTTGCCGGCATCGGCGACCGCTCTTCGCCTCTCCCCGGCCTCGGCACCTGGTCGCGCTACAAAATCCTCCTCTCCGACATGGATGCCAATGCGGGACGCCTCGCCGCCGACGACGCCTTCGGCAATACCGGCTGGACCATCCGTTCCGCCCGCGATGGCCTCGGCGACATGGTGCGCTACTACGACCTTTTCATGCGCTTCCTCGTCATCGTCGGCCTCGGCTCGCTGCTGATCGGCGGCGTCTCGGTCTGGACCGGCATGCAGGCCTATATCGCTGAGCGCGCCAGCGTCATCGCCATCCTCCGCTCCATGGGCGCCGGTCGCACCCGCGTCTTCCTCCACTTCTTCTCCCAGGTCGCAGCCCTCGCCGCCGTCGGCGTCGCCATTGGCCTCCTCATCGGTGGCGGCGGCGCTTTCCTGCTCATGCCCACCGTCGGCCGCGCCGTCGGCATTGCCCTCGCGCCCGCCGTCCACCTCCAGCCTCTGCTGGTTGCCGCCGGCGCCGGCCTCGTCACGGCGTTTGCCTTTGCCTATCTGCCGCTGCAACAGGCCCAGACCATCCGCCCCGTCCTGCTGTTCCGCGCCAAGGGTCTGGCAACGCCACCCGCCGATTGGCGCGCGCTCCTGCTCAGCGCCCAGGTCCTGCCACTTATCGCCGCCGCCATCGCCTTCGTCATCCTCGCCTGGCTGATGACCGGTGACTGGCAGCTTGTCGCAGCCTTCGGCCTCGCCAGCCTCGCGGCCGCGGTGATCTTCCAGCTCTTCATCCGCCTCATCCAGCTCGCGCTGCGCCATATGCCCGAGCCGCGCCTTCTGGTGCTGCGCCATGCCCTGCGCGCCATTTCCGGCTCCGGCCAAAATGCCGCCTCGGTCGTCGTTTCGGCCGGCATGGCGCTGGCCATGCTGATTGTCGTGCTGGTCCTGCAGGCCAATATGCGCCAGGAATTTCTCGGCGCCTCGGCCTATGACGCCCCGACCCTCGTCGCCTCCGACCTCTTCGAGGACGAGATCGAAACCCTTGAAACCATGGCCGCGCCCGGCGGCAACATCGCCCGCTTCGTCTCGACGCCCATGCTGCGTGGCGAATTGACCGAAATCGCTGGCACCCCGGCCGCTGACGTCCGCACCCGTGGCCCCGAAGCCACCTTCCTCCTCTCGGGCGAAGTCCCGCTCACCTATCGCGAAGAACTGCCGGCCTCGTCCCGCGTTACCTCCGGCGACTGGTGGCCCGAGGACTATTCCGGCCCCGGCCTCGTCTCGCTGCACCAGAGCCTGCGCTCCGGCCTCGGCGTCGACCTGGGTGACACGTTGACCTTTACCATCTTCGGCGATCCGGTCACCGTCACCGTCGCCAGCTTCCGCGATTATTCCTGGCAGGGCGGCATCGACTTCCTCGCCACCTTCTCGCCCGGCGTCATCGAGGATTACCCCACCACGCTCTTTGCCGCCGTCACCGCCGTGCCCGGCCGCGAAAGCGATGTGGAAGTCCAGCTCGCCAACGACCTCCCCGACATCCGCTTCATCTCGGTCGGCGATACCCTGAAGCAAATCACCGATGCCCTGGCGCAGCTCTCCTTTGCCTCAGCGCTGGTTGGCGGCCTCGCCGTGGGCAATGGCCTGCTCGTGCTGATCGGCTCGCTCTCCACCGGCCGTCGCCAGCGCGAAGCCGATACGGTCATCACCAAGGTCCTCGGCGGCACGCGCCGTGTGATCCTTGGCACGGCCTTCCTGC
- a CDS encoding aldo/keto reductase yields MKTRRLGKTGYEVSEIGLGCWQLGGDFGPVGDETASEILDAANAAGISFWDTADVYGAGLSESRIGAHAKAPGLHVATKLGRGGGLFPANYSKDGVRASLVASAERLGVASLDLAQLHCVPTDVLREGAIFSWMDELKAEGLVRYWGASVETIEEGMLCLEQPGCASLQIIFNLFRQDAAKDLLPKAAEKDVGIIVRLPLASGLLSGKYDKATRFDPSDHRSYNAEGQAFSVGETFSGLPFERGVELVAELRGLAPEALPMSQFALRWILDHPQVSTVIAGVSKPEQIADNVAASEQKSLFPALMGQLGEWYEKLVKPEIRGAI; encoded by the coding sequence ATGAAGACGCGGCGACTGGGCAAGACGGGTTACGAGGTCAGCGAGATCGGGCTGGGCTGCTGGCAGCTGGGCGGGGATTTCGGCCCGGTGGGCGACGAGACGGCGAGCGAGATCCTCGATGCGGCCAATGCGGCGGGCATCAGTTTCTGGGACACGGCCGATGTCTATGGCGCGGGCCTGAGCGAAAGCCGGATCGGCGCCCATGCGAAGGCGCCGGGCTTGCATGTGGCTACCAAGCTGGGGCGCGGTGGCGGGTTGTTTCCAGCCAATTATTCCAAGGATGGCGTGCGCGCGAGCCTTGTGGCTTCAGCAGAGCGGCTGGGCGTTGCGAGCCTCGACCTGGCGCAGCTGCATTGCGTGCCGACGGATGTGTTGCGCGAGGGCGCGATCTTTTCCTGGATGGACGAGCTCAAGGCCGAGGGGCTGGTGCGTTACTGGGGCGCCAGCGTCGAGACGATCGAGGAGGGAATGCTCTGCCTCGAACAGCCGGGCTGCGCGAGCCTGCAGATCATCTTCAACCTGTTTCGCCAGGATGCGGCGAAAGACCTGCTGCCCAAGGCGGCAGAGAAGGATGTCGGGATCATCGTGCGGCTGCCGCTGGCCAGTGGCTTGCTGAGCGGCAAGTATGACAAGGCGACGCGCTTCGATCCAAGCGATCACCGCAGCTATAACGCCGAGGGGCAGGCCTTCTCTGTCGGCGAGACCTTCTCAGGCCTCCCGTTCGAAAGGGGCGTGGAACTGGTGGCGGAACTGCGTGGTCTGGCGCCGGAAGCGCTGCCGATGAGCCAGTTTGCACTGCGCTGGATCCTCGATCACCCACAGGTGTCGACGGTGATTGCGGGCGTCAGCAAGCCGGAACAGATCGCCGACAATGTCGCGGCCAGCGAACAGAAGAGCCTGTTCCCGGCGCTGATGGGTCAGCTCGGGGAATGGTATGAGAAGTTGGTGAAGCCGGAGATACGGGGCGCTATTTAG
- a CDS encoding SDR family NAD(P)-dependent oxidoreductase, which yields MTTAVAKNQDFTGRTVIVTGAGAGIGRATALQFAAQGARVIATHWLKERLDALVAECGDSAIVAVAGDISKQATADAVIAAAGERIDVLANVAGIMDGFEPLGEVVDAVWDKVMAVNVTGVMLMTRAVLPAMLKAGNGAIVNVTSEAGLRGSMAGAAYTASKHAVNGLTLNGAFFYGKKGIRVNAVAPGGVATSIEVKPNTPYYAELLSPLTQAMAPIMAQPQQLAECVVWLASDGASNVNGVILPSDGGLSAI from the coding sequence ATGACGACCGCTGTTGCAAAGAATCAGGATTTTACGGGAAGGACGGTCATCGTCACGGGTGCCGGTGCGGGCATCGGGCGGGCCACCGCGCTGCAATTTGCGGCGCAGGGTGCCCGGGTTATCGCGACACACTGGCTCAAGGAACGGCTGGATGCCTTGGTGGCAGAATGTGGCGATAGCGCTATCGTGGCGGTGGCCGGGGATATTTCCAAGCAGGCCACGGCCGATGCTGTCATCGCGGCGGCGGGCGAGCGTATCGATGTACTGGCAAATGTCGCGGGCATCATGGATGGTTTCGAGCCGCTGGGGGAAGTTGTCGACGCGGTCTGGGACAAGGTGATGGCGGTCAATGTCACGGGCGTCATGCTGATGACCAGGGCCGTGTTGCCTGCCATGCTCAAGGCCGGCAATGGCGCCATCGTCAATGTAACCTCCGAGGCGGGATTGCGGGGCTCGATGGCCGGCGCAGCCTATACGGCTTCAAAGCATGCGGTGAACGGGCTGACGCTCAACGGGGCATTCTTTTATGGCAAGAAAGGCATCAGGGTGAATGCCGTGGCGCCTGGTGGTGTGGCGACCAGTATCGAGGTCAAGCCCAATACGCCCTATTATGCAGAGCTGCTCAGCCCGTTGACACAGGCAATGGCGCCGATCATGGCGCAGCCCCAGCAACTGGCCGAATGCGTGGTCTGGCTGGCGAGCGACGGGGCATCGAATGTCAATGGCGTGATCTTGCCATCGGATGGTGGCCTGTCGGCCATCTAG
- a CDS encoding GntR family transcriptional regulator → MVAKAESVKVAASVLDIPEETMALRVVGALRDEIVTMALKPGDVISESDIAGRYGVSRQPVREAFIRLAQQGLLLIRPKRATVVKKISPEGVRQSRFIRESIEVEIVRRLAGSPGEAGAVLGELIADQEKASNANDSRRFHTLDELFHRTLARLAGVEYAWQLIDDHKMQLDRVRYLTLGVSSSQVAIGEHKQIVAAVSKGDVAAAEAAMRAHLARAEVLLTQTIADHPDYFE, encoded by the coding sequence ATGGTCGCTAAGGCAGAATCAGTGAAGGTGGCGGCCAGCGTGCTCGACATTCCAGAGGAAACCATGGCGCTGCGCGTGGTGGGCGCGCTGCGCGACGAAATCGTGACCATGGCGCTCAAGCCCGGTGACGTGATTTCGGAAAGCGATATTGCCGGTCGTTATGGCGTGTCGCGACAACCGGTGCGCGAGGCCTTTATCCGGCTGGCGCAGCAGGGGTTGCTTCTGATCCGGCCCAAGCGCGCCACAGTGGTCAAGAAAATCTCGCCGGAAGGCGTGCGGCAGAGCCGTTTCATCCGCGAAAGCATCGAAGTTGAAATCGTGCGTCGACTGGCGGGTAGTCCAGGCGAAGCGGGCGCGGTGCTGGGCGAGCTGATCGCGGACCAGGAAAAGGCGTCCAATGCCAATGACAGCCGGCGCTTCCATACGCTGGACGAGCTGTTTCATCGCACCTTGGCGCGTTTGGCTGGCGTCGAATACGCCTGGCAGCTGATCGATGATCACAAGATGCAGCTCGACCGCGTTCGCTACCTGACGCTGGGCGTTTCCTCGTCGCAGGTGGCGATCGGCGAGCACAAGCAGATCGTTGCTGCTGTGAGCAAGGGCGACGTGGCGGCAGCTGAGGCGGCGATGCGGGCGCATCTGGCACGGGCGGAAGTGCTGTTGACGCAGACCATTGCCGACCATCCGGATTATTTCGAGTAG
- a CDS encoding Gfo/Idh/MocA family oxidoreductase translates to MAKSYAMVGTGGRARMFYEAILGPHREHSRLVALCDTNQTRMDYTNKVITDELGGAAVPTYKAADFAKMIAEQKPDTVIVTSVDRTHHQYIIAALEAGCDVITEKPMTTDPEKCQAILDAVERTGRDVRVTFNYRYAPHNSALRELIAEGAIGTVTSVHFEWLLDTRHGADYFRRWHRDKRNSGGLMVHKSTHHFDLVNFWLGTQPDTVFAMGDLKFYGRANAEERGLFTPYTRTTGVEAAKDDKFAIDLTSNPIQKGLYWDAEKEDGYQRDQNVFGDGISIEDTMNVMVRYRNKAVMTYSLYAYAPWEGFNVAINGTGGRLELTVHENSYINAGSTSDTEGSAKGVKLYHFPLHGEPRVVPIQQGEGGHGGGDKIMLEEIFGNATPRPGYGANHRDGALSILTGIAANKSFQTGLPVDVKGLVKL, encoded by the coding sequence ATGGCCAAGAGCTACGCCATGGTGGGCACGGGTGGCCGCGCCCGCATGTTTTACGAGGCGATCCTGGGCCCGCATCGCGAGCATTCGCGTCTCGTCGCGCTCTGCGACACCAACCAGACCCGCATGGACTACACCAACAAGGTCATCACCGATGAACTGGGCGGCGCGGCTGTCCCGACCTACAAGGCCGCAGACTTTGCCAAGATGATCGCCGAGCAGAAGCCCGACACGGTCATCGTCACCTCGGTCGATCGCACCCACCACCAATATATCATCGCCGCGCTTGAAGCCGGCTGCGACGTCATCACCGAAAAGCCGATGACCACCGACCCGGAAAAGTGCCAGGCCATTCTCGATGCCGTCGAGCGCACCGGCCGCGATGTCCGCGTCACCTTCAACTATCGCTACGCCCCGCACAATTCGGCCCTGCGCGAACTGATCGCCGAAGGCGCCATCGGCACCGTCACCTCCGTGCATTTCGAATGGCTGCTCGATACCCGCCACGGCGCCGACTATTTCCGCCGCTGGCATCGCGACAAGCGCAATTCGGGTGGCCTGATGGTCCACAAGTCCACCCACCATTTCGACCTGGTCAATTTCTGGCTCGGCACCCAGCCCGACACGGTCTTCGCCATGGGCGACCTCAAATTCTATGGCCGTGCCAATGCCGAGGAACGCGGTCTCTTCACGCCCTACACCCGCACCACTGGCGTCGAGGCGGCAAAGGACGACAAATTCGCCATCGACCTCACCAGCAACCCGATCCAGAAAGGTCTCTACTGGGATGCCGAAAAGGAAGACGGCTACCAGCGTGACCAGAATGTCTTCGGCGACGGCATTTCCATCGAGGACACGATGAATGTCATGGTCCGCTACCGCAACAAGGCGGTGATGACCTATTCGCTCTACGCCTATGCGCCCTGGGAAGGCTTCAACGTCGCCATCAACGGCACCGGCGGCCGCCTTGAGCTCACCGTGCACGAAAATTCCTACATCAACGCCGGTTCGACCTCCGACACTGAAGGCTCGGCCAAGGGCGTCAAGCTCTACCACTTCCCCCTGCATGGCGAACCGCGCGTCGTCCCCATCCAGCAGGGCGAAGGTGGCCACGGCGGCGGCGACAAGATCATGCTCGAGGAAATCTTCGGCAACGCCACGCCACGCCCCGGCTATGGCGCCAACCACCGCGACGGCGCCCTCTCCATCCTGACCGGCATCGCCGCCAACAAGAGCTTCCAGACCGGTCTCCCGGTCGACGTGAAGGGACTGGTGAAGCTCTGA
- a CDS encoding insulinase family protein produces the protein MSHPAFELIRDEQIAEVNSRALLYRHRKTGAEVLSLVNDDENKVFGITFKTPPEDSTGVAHILEHSVLCGSRKYPVKKPFVELIKGSLNTFLNAMTFPDKTAYPVASLNLKDFYNLVDVYLDAVFFPLISEDTFRQEGWHYELEDSAAPLVYKGVVFNEMKGVFSSPDAVLRDASQRSLYPDVTYGKSSGGDPKAIPDLTYKQFKSFHETFYHPSNTRAFFSGDDDAAQRLDILDAYFSQFERAPVDAEVKLQPRFNAPRQVTARYAGTREEGKARDGMVSVNWMVDAPADRVEILSQGMLSHLLAGNSAAPLRKALTESGLGEGMTGGGFGSGLRQPMASFGLKGIDPADAGKVEALILSTLDEIASTGFTPEQLEATINTFEFSLRENNSGGYPRGMIYMFAALGTWLHEGDPLSQLKFEDALAALKDLAGKGHFEAEIRRLFLDNMHRTTVTLSADPEQGAREAAQEAEVLAGVRGTLDDKGLAEAVAETERLKALQEEVDDPALLAKIPTLTLADLPRESRTTPIEIGHLADARLFYHDLPTVGIVYLDLGFDLHVIDKDLLPYLPLFGRALLQTGTAKEDFVSLTQRIGRSTGGIAQHRGLSARQGSDGSAAWFFLSGKAVPDKVEEMLAIMGDVLLEARLDNRERFKQMALEEKAGFEARLVPSGNAIVDTRLKSSLTEASWIAEQIGGVSYLQFLRELVKRVDSDWPSVEAALVRIRETLFNRGRMVVNATAEGTLWDRARGQIGAFLERLPNQDFAFADWSIEHRPKSEGLIIPAQVNYVGKGANLRALGFELTAASSVVLKFLNTTYLWDKVRVQGGAYGGSGRFDLTSGNFSFLSYRDPNLLKTLDAYDGASKALNAGIGENDLTRSIIGVIGDVDCYEFPDAKGYSSMWRQLTGTTDAIRQQRRDEILGAGVADFRRMAEAVDAVARNGHVVVLGGEAAISLANEKRPGLLDVSKVM, from the coding sequence ATGTCTCATCCTGCTTTCGAACTCATCCGCGACGAACAGATCGCGGAGGTGAACAGCCGGGCTTTGCTGTATCGGCATCGCAAGACGGGAGCGGAGGTGCTGAGCCTCGTCAACGACGACGAGAACAAGGTGTTTGGAATTACCTTCAAGACGCCGCCCGAGGACTCAACCGGGGTCGCGCATATTCTCGAGCATTCGGTGCTGTGCGGATCGCGGAAATATCCGGTCAAGAAGCCTTTCGTGGAGCTGATCAAGGGATCGCTCAACACCTTCCTCAATGCGATGACGTTCCCAGACAAGACGGCTTATCCGGTGGCCAGCCTCAACCTCAAGGACTTCTACAATCTGGTCGATGTCTATCTGGACGCGGTGTTCTTTCCGCTGATCAGCGAAGACACGTTCCGGCAGGAGGGCTGGCATTACGAGCTTGAGGATAGCGCCGCGCCGCTGGTCTACAAGGGCGTGGTGTTCAACGAGATGAAGGGTGTGTTCTCTTCCCCCGACGCGGTGCTGCGCGATGCCTCGCAGCGCTCGCTCTATCCCGACGTGACCTATGGCAAGAGCTCGGGCGGCGATCCGAAAGCCATTCCGGACCTCACCTACAAGCAGTTCAAGTCCTTTCACGAGACCTTCTACCATCCGTCCAATACGCGCGCCTTTTTCTCGGGTGACGACGATGCTGCGCAGCGGCTCGATATTCTCGATGCCTATTTTTCGCAGTTCGAACGGGCGCCGGTCGATGCCGAGGTCAAGCTGCAGCCGCGGTTCAATGCGCCGCGCCAGGTCACGGCGCGCTATGCCGGCACGCGGGAAGAGGGCAAGGCGCGCGATGGCATGGTGTCCGTCAACTGGATGGTGGATGCGCCGGCCGATCGCGTGGAAATCCTGTCGCAGGGCATGCTGAGCCATCTTCTGGCGGGCAATTCGGCCGCGCCGCTACGCAAGGCACTCACCGAAAGCGGGCTGGGCGAAGGCATGACCGGAGGCGGTTTCGGCAGCGGGCTGCGCCAGCCCATGGCGAGTTTCGGCCTCAAGGGGATCGACCCAGCCGATGCCGGCAAGGTCGAAGCGCTGATCCTGTCGACGCTGGACGAAATCGCCAGCACGGGCTTCACGCCGGAGCAGCTGGAAGCCACGATCAACACGTTCGAGTTCAGCCTGCGCGAGAACAATTCGGGCGGCTATCCGCGTGGCATGATCTACATGTTTGCCGCGCTGGGGACCTGGCTGCATGAAGGCGATCCGCTGTCGCAGCTCAAGTTCGAGGACGCGCTGGCAGCGCTCAAGGATCTGGCCGGCAAGGGGCATTTCGAGGCGGAAATCCGCCGGCTGTTCCTCGACAATATGCATCGGACGACGGTGACGCTGAGCGCAGATCCGGAGCAAGGCGCGCGCGAGGCGGCGCAAGAGGCCGAGGTGCTTGCAGGCGTGCGCGGCACGCTCGATGACAAGGGTCTCGCCGAAGCCGTTGCCGAAACCGAGCGGCTCAAGGCGCTGCAGGAAGAGGTGGACGATCCGGCGCTGCTGGCGAAGATTCCGACGCTGACGCTGGCCGATCTGCCACGGGAATCGCGGACGACACCAATCGAGATCGGGCATCTTGCCGATGCGCGACTATTCTACCATGACTTGCCGACCGTGGGGATCGTCTATCTCGATCTCGGCTTCGACCTGCATGTCATCGACAAGGACTTGTTGCCCTATCTGCCGCTGTTCGGGCGGGCGCTGCTGCAGACCGGGACGGCCAAGGAAGACTTCGTCTCCCTGACGCAGCGGATCGGCCGCTCGACGGGCGGCATCGCGCAACATCGTGGGCTGTCGGCGCGGCAGGGCAGCGATGGCAGTGCGGCGTGGTTCTTCCTCTCCGGCAAGGCGGTGCCGGACAAGGTCGAAGAAATGCTCGCCATCATGGGCGATGTGCTACTTGAGGCGCGGCTTGATAATCGCGAGCGCTTCAAGCAGATGGCGCTGGAAGAAAAGGCGGGCTTCGAGGCACGGCTGGTGCCGAGCGGCAATGCCATTGTCGATACGCGACTCAAATCGAGCCTGACCGAGGCGAGCTGGATCGCGGAGCAGATTGGCGGCGTGAGCTATCTGCAGTTCCTGCGCGAGCTGGTGAAGCGCGTGGACAGCGATTGGCCCAGTGTCGAGGCGGCGCTGGTGCGCATTCGCGAGACGCTGTTCAACCGCGGCCGCATGGTGGTCAATGCGACCGCAGAAGGCACATTGTGGGATCGGGCGCGCGGGCAGATCGGGGCCTTCCTCGAACGCCTGCCGAACCAGGATTTCGCCTTTGCCGACTGGTCGATCGAGCATCGGCCGAAGTCCGAAGGGCTGATCATTCCGGCGCAGGTCAATTATGTGGGCAAGGGCGCGAACCTGCGCGCGCTCGGCTTCGAGCTGACGGCCGCGTCATCCGTGGTGCTGAAATTCCTCAACACGACCTATCTCTGGGACAAGGTGCGCGTGCAGGGCGGTGCCTATGGCGGATCGGGGCGGTTCGACCTGACGAGTGGGAATTTCTCGTTCCTCAGCTATCGCGATCCCAACCTGCTCAAGACACTCGATGCCTATGACGGGGCGAGCAAGGCGCTCAATGCCGGGATCGGCGAGAACGACCTGACGCGGTCGATCATCGGGGTGATCGGCGACGTGGATTGCTATGAATTCCCGGACGCCAAGGGTTATTCGTCGATGTGGCGGCAGCTGACCGGCACGACGGATGCCATCCGCCAGCAGCGTCGCGACGAAATCCTCGGTGCCGGCGTGGCCGACTTCCGCCGCATGGCCGAGGCTGTGGATGCGGTGGCGCGGAACGGGCATGTGGTGGTGCTGGGTGGCGAAGCGGCGATCTCGCTAGCCAATGAAAAGCGGCCGGGCCTGCTCGATGTCAGCAAGGTGATGTGA
- a CDS encoding heme-binding beta-barrel domain-containing protein has product MSIRSNFFAGFLALVLAVPMIAITPVATQAAEEELALLGSYVGSWRGEGALVGGDKPEPFRCRLTVAKGNQGKINYSGRCTLVSATLSISGTIAYNEQARQYEAAMSSNAGYTGLAIGRQNGGQISFDLRERQKDRTGSDVRIGSKILLVGNDSITVDFEVEFNNSGEVLTASVPFSQ; this is encoded by the coding sequence TTGAGCATACGATCCAATTTTTTCGCCGGGTTCCTTGCGCTGGTCCTGGCCGTGCCGATGATCGCCATCACTCCGGTCGCCACACAGGCCGCAGAAGAAGAGCTGGCTTTGCTAGGCTCCTATGTGGGCAGCTGGCGCGGTGAAGGCGCGCTGGTGGGTGGCGACAAACCCGAGCCCTTCCGGTGCCGCCTGACGGTGGCCAAGGGCAACCAGGGCAAGATCAATTACTCCGGCCGCTGCACGCTGGTGAGCGCGACGCTCTCGATCAGCGGCACGATCGCCTATAACGAGCAGGCGCGGCAGTATGAAGCGGCGATGAGCTCCAATGCCGGCTATACGGGCCTTGCCATCGGTCGTCAGAATGGTGGCCAGATCAGCTTCGACCTGCGCGAACGCCAGAAGGACCGCACGGGCAGCGACGTTCGCATCGGCTCGAAAATCCTGCTCGTTGGCAATGACAGCATCACGGTGGATTTCGAGGTCGAATTCAACAATTCGGGTGAAGTGCTGACGGCGAGTGTGCCGTTCAGCCAGTAG
- a CDS encoding ABC transporter ATP-binding protein: protein MNTSDAPIIDARDVTYTLEIAGKPLNILKGVSLKVAPAEVVAIVGPSGSGKTSLLMLLAGLERASTGSVMVNGSTLEKLSEDDLARFRRHTMGIVFQSFHLIPSLTAHDNVGLALEIAEPNLSMSQVRERAAEALKAVGLENRLDHRPSALSGGEQQRVGLARAMVANPPLLLADEPTGNLDQTTGAVVVDLMFDLARKQNTAVVLITHDPHLAERADRTFTMTAGELVETTAAR, encoded by the coding sequence GTGAACACCTCTGACGCTCCGATCATCGACGCCCGGGATGTAACCTACACTCTCGAAATCGCCGGCAAACCGCTCAACATCCTGAAGGGCGTGTCGCTCAAGGTCGCGCCCGCCGAGGTCGTCGCCATCGTCGGCCCCTCGGGCAGCGGCAAGACCTCCTTGCTCATGCTTCTCGCCGGCCTCGAACGCGCTTCCACCGGCTCTGTCATGGTCAATGGCTCGACCCTCGAAAAGCTGAGCGAGGACGATCTGGCGCGTTTCCGCCGCCACACCATGGGCATTGTCTTCCAGAGCTTTCACCTCATTCCCTCGCTGACCGCCCATGACAATGTCGGTCTCGCGCTCGAAATCGCCGAGCCAAACCTTTCCATGTCACAAGTGCGCGAGCGCGCCGCCGAAGCCCTCAAGGCCGTGGGCCTCGAGAACCGTCTCGACCACCGCCCATCCGCACTTTCCGGTGGCGAACAGCAGCGCGTCGGCCTCGCCCGCGCCATGGTCGCCAATCCGCCGCTTCTGCTCGCCGACGAACCCACCGGCAATCTCGACCAGACCACCGGCGCCGTCGTTGTCGACCTGATGTTCGACCTCGCCCGCAAGCAGAACACTGCCGTCGTGCTGATCACCCATGATCCCCATCTGGCCGAACGCGCCGACCGCACCTTCACCATGACTGCCGGCGAACTCGTCGAAACCACGGCCGCCCGCTGA